In Brassica oleracea var. oleracea cultivar TO1000 unplaced genomic scaffold, BOL UnpScaffold01156, whole genome shotgun sequence, a single window of DNA contains:
- the LOC106320968 gene encoding dystrophia myotonica WD repeat-containing protein-like, whose translation MMNTCNGMVSAPPSSSSPAANPQSPGIKTYFKTPEGKYKLHYEKTHSSSLFHYAHGKTVTQVTLAQLKERAAPSTPTGTSSGYSSSSGFRSATARLLGTGNGNRALSFVGGNGSGKNVSTSSRISGSFAASNSSTSTTNTNFDGKGTYLVFNVGDAIFICDLNSQDKDPVKSIHFSNSNPMCHAFDPDAKDGHDLLIGLNSGDVYTVSLRQQLQDVSKKLVGALHYNKDGSANNSRCTSIAWVPGGDGAFVVAHADGNLYVYEKNKDSATDSTFPAIKDPTQFSVDKAKNSKSIPVARWHICQGSINSIAFSNDGSHLATVGRDGYLRIFDFSTQKLVCGGKSYYGALLCCSWSMDGKYILTGGEDDLVQVWSMDDRKVVAWGEGHNSWVSGVAFDSYWSSPNTDGSGEHIMYRFGSVGQDTQILLWDLEMDEIVVPLRRPPGGSPTYSTGSQSAHWDNVIPVGTLQPAPCKRDVPKLSPVIAHHVHTEPLSGLMFTQESVVTACREGHLKIWTRPSASETQANSSEANPAIALLSTSFPKDNKGSLSSKIGGSSLKS comes from the exons atgATGAACACTTGTAATGGAATGGTATCAGCGCCACCTTCCTCCTCTTCACCTGCCGCGAATCCTCAGTCGCCGGGGATTAAGACTTATTTCAAGACGCCTGAAGGCAAGTACAAGCTCCACTACGAGAAGACGCATTCATCCAGCCTCTTTCACTACGCTCATGGCAAAACCGTTACTCAG GTAACTCTAGCTCAGCTTAAGGAAAGAGCTGCTCCTTCCACTCCGACTGGTACTTCGTCCGGTTACAGTTCCAGTAGTGGATTCCGTTCTGCGACAGCGAGATTGCTAGGCACTGGAAATGGGAACCGTGCGCTTAGTTTCGTTGGAGGTAATGGAAGTGGCAAAAATGTGAGTACAAGTTCAAGGATTAGTGGCTCCTTTGCTGCTTCTAATTCTAGCACTTCTACGACGAATACAAACTTTGATGGGAAAGGAACTTACTTGGTTTTCAATGTGGGTGATGCTATTTTTATCTGTGACTTGAACTCACAAGACAAG GATCCAGTAAAGTCTATCCATTTCAGTAATTCAAACCCTATGTGCCATGCTTTTGATCCGGATGCTAAGGATGGACATGATTTACTTATTGGGCTCAATTCTGGGGATG TGTACACTGTATCGCTGAGACAGCAGTTACAAGATGTCTCTAAGAAGCTAGTTGGAGCACTGCATTATAACAAGGACGGCTCTGCGAATAACAG CCGTTGTACAAGTATTGCTTGGGTGCCTGGAGGTGATGGAGCATTTGTCGTTGCTCATGCCGATGGCAATTTGTACGTGTATGAGAAG AACAAAGATAGTGCCACGGATTCAACGTTTCCTGCTATAAAAGATCCTACACAATTTTCAGTTGACAAAGCAAAAAATAGCAAG AGTATTCCTGTTGCGAGATGGCATATCTGTCAAGGTTCAATCAACAGCATTGCATTCTCAAATGATGGTTCACACTTGGCTACTGTTGGAAGAGATG GTTATCTTCGCATTTTTGACTTCTCAACCCAGAAGCTAGTATGTGGTGGAAAAAGTTATTACGGTGCTCTGCTATGCTGTTCTTGGAG TATGGATGGAAAGTACATTTTGACTGGAGGTGAAGATGACCTGGTTCAAGTCTGGAGTATGGATGATCGGAAGGTCGTGGCGTGGGGTGAGGGGCATAACTCGTGG GTAAGTGGAGTAGCGTTTGATTCCTATTGGTCGTCACCAAATACAGATGGATCAGGAGAGCATATCATGTACCGGTTTGGATCAGTTGGTCAG GACACACAGATACTTCTCTGGGACCTGGAAATGGACGAGATAGTGGTACCACTTAGGCGACCTCCTGGAGGATCACCCACTTACAGCACGGGAAGCCAATCCGCTCACTGGGACAATGTCATACCAGTGGGTACTCTTCAACCCGCTCCTTGCAAGCGTGATGTTCCAAAGCTCTCGCCGGTCATAGCTCACCATGTGCACACCGAGCCCCTCTCCGGCTTGATGTTCACACAAGAATCTGTGGTTACGGCTTGCCGAGAAGGGCATTTAAAGATCTGGACAAGGCCTAGTGCCTCAGAAACCCAAGCCAACAGCTCAGAAGCAAATCCTGCAATTGCTCTGTTGAGCACAAGCTTCCccaaagacaacaaaggttcgcTGAGCAGTAAGATCGGTGGTTCTAGTTTAAAGTCATAA
- the LOC106320972 gene encoding uncharacterized protein LOC106320972: MDQMQRREPRRVWLGLQNTIVILVGGNHTSSRFCTR; the protein is encoded by the coding sequence ATGGATCAGATGCAGAGAAGAGAACCGAGAAGGGTGTGGCTAGGgttacaaaacacaatagttATCCTCGTGGGTGGAAACCATACCTCCTCCAGGTTTTGCACTCGCTAA
- the LOC106320971 gene encoding uncharacterized protein LOC106320971 produces the protein MGVELLKLKLTPTSLRRRVILRALVIVCAFSVVSIIRNLNGAYQGETHHHHRPRKVDDCAVNFAFLGPFLFSGNGLLSNSFLKPIWNFIESEKCKKNIDLTTQVVAELKGLNLLRNDAKALCIGRRSVSALLAMNLQGISDARVSHAPPVFAFKHRKFTSELHYDDASFGFVLSMDSETVSVPASLVYEIERVLKPGGTGAMLVGSDSNGLVRSVSPVSSLLKNSSVVHVASLGEQVLVVFRRHGEDSILLDQSHHHELPADCSSLLNNRPYIGLLEPLLEEKRSDFERRIHYLPEFIDVSSRKRLVYIDIGAADHLTPRSNWFFPSYPIDKKAFNSYFVHHNTSILTSYVKSPGVTFIYHPGLAGTGTVATRGEQEDEPFVEDDSFDFLAWFKETASFADFLVLKMNTSEAELKFLAELIKTGAICSVDELFLHCSGYGDCTSVIKSLRSNGVFVHQWWED, from the coding sequence ATGGGCGTTGAGCTGCTTAAGCTGAAACTAACGCCCACCTCTCTCCGTCGGCGCGTGATCCTACGCGCCCTCGTGATCGTCTGCGCTTTCTCCGTCGTATCCATCATACGAAACCTCAACGGAGCTTACCAAGGAGAgactcaccaccaccaccgcccgCGTAAGGTCGATGACTGCGCCGTGAACTTCGCGTTTCTTGGTCCGTTTCTCTTCTCCGGCAACGGCTTGCTCTCCAACAGCTTCCTTAAACCTATCTGGAACTTTATAGAGTCGGAGAAGTGTAAGAAGAACATCGACTTGACTACTCAAGTCGTCGCCGAGCTTAAAGGTTTGAACTTGCTGCGTAACGACGCGAAAGCTCTCTGTATTGGCCGGAGATCTGTTTCAGCTCTTCTCGCCATGAACCTGCAAGGGATCTCTGATGCTCGTGTAAGCCACGCGCCGCCTGTTTTCGCTTTCAAGCACAGGAAGTTCACTAGTGAGCTACATTATGATGATGCTTCTTTCGGGTTCGTCCTCTCTATGGATTCTGAGACGGTTTCTGTCCCTGCTTCACTTGTTTATGAAATCGAGCGTGTGCTTAAGCCTGGTGGAACCGGAGCTATGCTTGTTGGGTCTGACTCTAACGGGTTGGTTAGATCCGTCTCGCCTGTTTCTTCACTGCTCAAGAACTCGAGTGTTGTTCATGTTGCTTCCTTAGGTGAACAGGTTCTTGTTGTGTTCAGGAGACATGGTGAAGATAGTATCCTTTTGGATCAATCTCATCATCACGAACTTCCGGCTGATTGTTCATCTCTGCTTAATAACAGACCCTACATTGGGTTGTTGGAGCCTCTTCTCGAGGAGAAACGGTCGGATTTTGAGAGAAGGATCCATTACTTGCCTGAGTTCATTGACGTCTCTTCTAGGAAGAGACTGGTTTATATTGATATTGGAGCAGCGGATCATCTCACACCGAGGTCGAATTGGTTCTTCCCCTCGTACCCTATCGACAAGAAAGCTTTTAACAGCTATTTTGTGCATCACAACACATCTATATTGACTTCTTACGTCAAAAGTCCTGGTGTAACCTTCATCTATCATCCAGGACTGGCAGGAACAGGAACAGTAGCTACCCGTGGAGAGCAAGAAGATGAACCTTTTGTAGAAGATGACAGCTTTGATTTTCTAGCATGGTTCAAGGAAACAGCGAGCTTTGCTGATTTCTTGGTTTTGAAGATGAACACAAGCGAGGCAGAGCTGAAGTTTCTAGCAGAGCTGATAAAGACAGGTGCGATATGCTCAGTTGATGAACTGTTTCTTCACTGCAGTGGGTACGGAGACTGCACTAGTGTCATAAAGAGCCTCAGAAGCAATGGGGTCTTTGTTCATCAGTGGTGGGAAGACTAA
- the LOC106320969 gene encoding 60S ribosomal protein L12-2, which yields MPPKLDPSQIVDVYVRVTGGEVGAASSLAPKIGPLGLAPKKIGEDIAKETAKEWKGLRVTVKLTVQNRQAKVTVVPSAAALVIKALKEPERDRKKVKNIKHNGNISFDDVIEIARIMRPRSIAKELSGTVREILGTCVSVGCTVDGKDPKDLQQEIQEGEIEIPEN from the coding sequence ATGCCGCCCAAGTTGGACCCGAGCCAGATCGTCGACGTCTACGTCCGCGTAACCGGAGGAGAAGTCGGAGCCGCCAGTTCCCTCGCCCCCAAGATCGGTCCTCTCGGTCTCGCCCCAAAGAAGATCGGAGAAGACATCGCCAAAGAGACAGCCAAAGAGTGGAAAGGGCTCCGCGTCACCGTGAAGCTGACCGTTCAGAATCGTCAAGCTAAGGTCACGGTGGTTCCGTCTGCCGCAGCTCTCGTCATCAAGGCCTTGAAGGAGCCGGAGAGAGACAGGAAGAAGGTGAAGAACATCAAGCACAATGGGAACATTTCGTTTGATGACGTGATCGAGATCGCTAGGATCATGAGGCCTAGATCGATTGCTAAGGAGCTGAGCGGGACTGTGAGGGAGATTCTGGGGACGTGTGTGTCTGTTGGGTGCACTGTTGATGGGAAGGACCCGAAGGATCTTCAGCAGGAGATTCAAGAGGGTGAGATTGAGATCCCTGAGAACTGa
- the LOC106320970 gene encoding uncharacterized protein LOC106320970: MELSSKKKFKSCSLDVLISNPDSVQLRRVSPPLPFSIQRRFYFLMTTVASGFVSFSLALNLERQIDQDSSNLLLTLHVFSNHLSNSIDFQAKSRRSCPNIRTRSACLPVVSASLTQIEVDTTTTTTSLCSSIVSSKPISEALLNISLADLDPGTAKLAIGILGPALSAFGFLFILRIVISYSKRADATADLSGAIEVCHSYLSFELLVLPKEHSF; encoded by the coding sequence ATGGAGTTAtcctccaaaaaaaaattcaagtctTGTTCACTCGATGTATTGATCTCAAACCCAGATTCGGTACAACTCCGGCGAGTTTCCCCACCTCTTCCGTTCTCAATCCAGCGACGCTTCTATTTCTTGATGACCACAGTAGCCTCCGGCTTCGTATCTTTCTCGCTGGCGCTGAATCTGGAGAGACAAATCGACCAAGATTCATCAAATCTCCTTCTTACACTACATGTTTTCTCTAACCACCTCTCCAATTCAATAGATTTTCAGGCCAAATCTCGACGGTCATGTCCCAACATCCGAACTCGGTCTGCATGTCTTCCCGTGGTTTCAGCATCGTTAACCCAAATCGAAGtagacacaacaacaacaacaacaagcctCTGTTCAAGTATTGTCTCGTCAAAACCAATCTCGGAGGCCTTGCTTAACATATCTCTAGCAGATCTGGATCCAGGAACTGCAAAGCTTGCGATTGGGATCTTGGGTCCTGCCTTATCAGCTTTCGGGTTTCTCTTTATTTTGAGGATTGTTATCAGTTACTCCAAGAGAGCTGATGCAACTGCAGATTTGAGTGGTGCTATTGAGGTTTGTCACTCTTACTTGTCTTTCGAGTTACTTGTTTTACCGAAAGAGCATAGCTTT